One genomic region from uncultured Subdoligranulum sp. encodes:
- a CDS encoding CapA family protein — translation MRLRSNEIAACVVIALGVGAVLLGSLFQQPLQSTVTAFAATVLPAPTASPAPTPEPTPEPTPEPTPTVETVRFSATGDDLIHDGIFLQAKARGQDGHYDFSEAYEPMRDFYTQFDVNWLNQETLVNDAFEPSGYPLFSTPGDITDALYDIGFRVFSMSNNHSYDKGAEGIAASLEHWASLPDDVAYMGFYNLDTYDDYVYQTVNGITFGYLSYTEYTNGLPTPSESNYGVVYLDDRETIAKQIADMRPKCDVLVVSCHWGVEGSHEMTDFQTETAQWLADQGVDLIIGTHPHVTQNAQWLTGANGNQTFVAYSLGNFINAQSQPDNMVGAILDITFQKTTQPDGSVSIEMLNPKLHGVVTQYEDGYQNIRVYPYSDYTDELGASHGLFTLTRAQIEETLRSSIDEQFLALDE, via the coding sequence ATGCGTTTGAGAAGCAATGAAATCGCTGCCTGTGTCGTCATTGCGTTGGGCGTGGGCGCCGTCCTGCTGGGTTCCCTGTTTCAGCAGCCGCTGCAATCCACGGTAACGGCTTTTGCGGCCACGGTACTGCCGGCTCCGACAGCGAGCCCGGCACCTACTCCCGAGCCGACGCCTGAACCCACCCCGGAGCCAACGCCCACTGTGGAGACGGTGCGCTTTTCCGCCACAGGCGACGATCTGATTCACGACGGCATTTTTCTGCAGGCCAAAGCGCGCGGGCAGGATGGCCATTATGATTTCAGCGAAGCCTATGAGCCGATGCGGGATTTCTATACCCAGTTTGATGTGAACTGGCTCAACCAGGAAACGCTGGTCAATGATGCTTTTGAGCCGAGCGGCTATCCCCTGTTCTCCACGCCGGGTGATATTACCGATGCGCTGTATGATATCGGGTTCCGCGTATTCAGCATGTCCAACAACCACAGCTATGACAAGGGCGCTGAAGGGATTGCGGCTTCGCTGGAGCATTGGGCATCCCTGCCCGATGATGTGGCCTATATGGGCTTTTATAATCTGGACACGTACGACGACTATGTGTACCAGACCGTCAATGGCATCACGTTCGGGTATCTCTCCTACACGGAGTACACCAATGGACTGCCCACCCCCAGTGAATCCAACTACGGGGTCGTCTATCTGGATGACCGGGAAACGATCGCTAAGCAGATCGCGGACATGCGTCCCAAGTGTGATGTGCTGGTGGTAAGCTGCCACTGGGGTGTCGAAGGCAGCCACGAAATGACGGACTTTCAGACAGAAACGGCCCAGTGGCTCGCAGACCAGGGCGTAGACCTGATTATTGGCACCCACCCGCATGTGACCCAGAATGCCCAGTGGCTGACGGGAGCCAATGGAAACCAGACCTTTGTGGCATACAGTCTGGGAAACTTTATCAATGCGCAGTCCCAGCCGGATAACATGGTCGGTGCAATCCTCGATATTACATTCCAGAAAACTACCCAGCCGGATGGTTCCGTCAGTATCGAGATGCTGAATCCGAAACTGCACGGCGTGGTCACTCAGTATGAGGACGGATATCAGAATATCCGCGTTTATCCCTACAGCGATTATACCGATGAACTGGGAGCGTCCCATGGCTTGTTTACACTGACCCGGGCGCAGATCGAAGAAACGCTGCGCAGTTCCATTGATGAACAGTTCCTTGCTTTGGACGAATAA
- a CDS encoding ACT domain-containing protein gives MYGVSKISSEQNILLTTFPGAQYSAQSLAEHLDVFAKAGIVVDMICQSAPRGTAVDFSFTTSYDNFAAVMKALPAAAKQHPPLVSGGYSKINLFGEEMVTSCGVAARALSALAGAGIEIVLITTSDLDISLLIRQQDEDAALEALRKAFEIS, from the coding sequence ATGTATGGCGTCAGCAAGATCAGCAGTGAGCAGAATATCCTGCTCACAACTTTCCCGGGCGCGCAGTACAGCGCACAAAGCCTTGCAGAGCATTTGGATGTCTTTGCAAAAGCCGGTATTGTGGTGGATATGATCTGTCAGAGTGCACCGCGCGGTACGGCGGTGGATTTCAGCTTCACCACCAGCTACGATAACTTTGCAGCGGTGATGAAGGCATTGCCCGCTGCCGCCAAACAGCACCCGCCGCTGGTATCGGGCGGTTACAGCAAGATCAATCTGTTTGGAGAGGAAATGGTCACCAGCTGCGGTGTGGCGGCCCGTGCACTTTCGGCACTGGCCGGCGCCGGAATTGAGATTGTTCTGATCACCACCAGCGATCTGGACATCTCGCTGCTGATCCGTCAGCAGGACGAGGATGCCGCCCTGGAAGCACTGCGCAAAGCATTCGAAATATCCTGA
- a CDS encoding CPBP family intramembrane glutamic endopeptidase: MKVPTQTNKKELTVFLLVAFGVPYLMGIPLAIAQRAGLNTSCFANAQMMYPAAGVMVAYLVAKRRELPVRFFVLHLLATVLCVGASLLSVLYPSDTLWLLFINIVMVGGALLAWILLLSDKKERRAAYGLRWRGKGRFALGVCALFLLLKTVIVFVAVALEGATAWNDYLAYWASFVPWMYALLLIPNFFLSFLPFLGEEYGWRYYLTPVLQERFGKRRGVLLLGVLWGLWHLPLNLFFYSPQTSLQSLIIQIVTCITAGIFFTFAYELCDRNIWVPVLLHYLNNNMILVWYGSAEISNQVYSWSGIALTAVLYSIVFLPFLASKTFRKKPVA; this comes from the coding sequence ATGAAGGTTCCGACGCAGACCAATAAGAAAGAACTGACCGTTTTTCTTCTCGTCGCCTTTGGGGTACCCTATTTGATGGGTATTCCGCTGGCCATCGCCCAGCGTGCAGGCCTTAACACCAGCTGCTTTGCCAATGCCCAGATGATGTACCCCGCAGCGGGAGTCATGGTGGCTTACCTTGTGGCAAAGCGCCGGGAACTGCCCGTGCGTTTCTTTGTACTGCATCTTTTGGCCACCGTTCTCTGTGTGGGAGCGAGCCTTTTGTCGGTTTTGTATCCTTCCGATACACTGTGGCTTCTCTTCATCAATATTGTCATGGTGGGAGGCGCCCTTCTGGCCTGGATTCTTCTTCTGTCCGACAAAAAAGAGAGGCGCGCCGCCTACGGACTGCGGTGGCGCGGAAAGGGCCGGTTTGCCCTGGGCGTCTGTGCTTTGTTTCTGTTGCTCAAAACCGTCATTGTCTTTGTTGCCGTGGCTCTGGAAGGTGCCACAGCCTGGAATGACTATCTTGCTTACTGGGCAAGCTTTGTTCCCTGGATGTACGCTCTTCTCCTGATCCCAAACTTTTTCCTGTCCTTCTTGCCGTTCCTGGGGGAAGAATACGGCTGGCGGTACTATCTGACGCCTGTGCTCCAGGAACGCTTTGGCAAAAGGCGCGGTGTACTGCTGCTGGGCGTTCTGTGGGGATTGTGGCATCTGCCCCTGAACCTCTTTTTCTATAGTCCCCAGACCTCTCTGCAAAGCCTTATTATACAAATTGTCACATGCATTACGGCGGGCATTTTCTTTACCTTTGCCTATGAACTCTGCGACCGCAATATCTGGGTTCCCGTCCTTCTCCATTACCTCAACAACAATATGATCCTTGTGTGGTACGGATCCGCTGAGATCAGCAACCAGGTGTATTCCTGGTCCGGGATTGCTCTTACCGCCGTGTTGTACAGCATCGTTTTTCTACCGTTTCTTGCCAGCAAAACATTCCGGAAAAAGCCTGTTGCCTGA
- a CDS encoding DUF6773 family protein, which yields MKLNIFSKKNLLDEMQEQKLLKVESRSFWLMWWSLLIAMLVQRILGATAKELAGEWIVFMIACLYSLVECLRNGIWDRHFRATLGANLLGSLVAGAAVFLLSLAQRGYWPGALFAGAFTFILCLTVLQAITAVYKKRHAQLEHTEEDDHEGSDADQ from the coding sequence ATGAAACTGAACATCTTTTCCAAAAAGAACTTGCTGGACGAAATGCAGGAGCAGAAGCTCCTCAAGGTGGAGAGCCGCAGTTTCTGGCTTATGTGGTGGAGCCTTTTGATTGCCATGCTGGTTCAGAGAATTTTGGGGGCCACTGCCAAAGAACTGGCCGGCGAATGGATCGTATTTATGATCGCCTGCCTGTACTCATTGGTGGAATGCCTGCGCAACGGCATCTGGGATCGACATTTCCGGGCGACTCTTGGTGCCAACCTTTTGGGATCCCTTGTTGCCGGCGCAGCCGTTTTTCTTTTGAGCCTCGCACAGCGCGGCTACTGGCCGGGCGCACTGTTTGCGGGAGCATTTACGTTCATTCTCTGCCTGACTGTTTTGCAGGCCATTACCGCCGTATACAAAAAACGCCATGCACAGCTTGAGCACACCGAGGAGGATGACCATGAAGGTTCCGACGCAGACCAATAA
- a CDS encoding helix-turn-helix transcriptional regulator, whose translation MAKNLKLKAARAEKDMTQGALAEAVGVSRQTINAIEKGEYNPTINLCKSICKALGKTLNDLFWED comes from the coding sequence ATGGCAAAGAATCTGAAGCTCAAAGCAGCGCGTGCTGAAAAAGACATGACGCAGGGAGCGTTGGCCGAGGCGGTAGGCGTTTCCCGCCAGACCATCAACGCGATTGAAAAAGGGGAGTACAACCCGACCATCAATCTGTGCAAGAGCATCTGTAAAGCACTGGGTAAGACCCTGAACGACCTTTTCTGGGAGGACTGA
- a CDS encoding NAD(+) synthase — protein MKYSFSAFENGFIRAAAVSPALRVADCAYNVEQIIEAMQAFAAENVQLLCLPELSLTGYTCSDLFLQAPLLRGAETGLTEILQASKGLNLVTVVGVPVRHNGKLYNCAAVVCGGELLGLVPKTYLPNYSEFYEQRHFVSGMREAECIEYAGQETLIGTQLLFACKQMPDFVLGVEVCEDLWAPVPPSCAHALAGATVIANLSASDETIGKAAYREQLVAGQSGRLLCAYLYADAGHGESTTDMTFAGHNLIAENGAILARTVPFSGEEAITELDLGRMVQERQRNTSFVPQTLGYTTVEFELMPATLCLARQVSPTPFVPQDAAARAERCELILRIQAEGLAKRMEHTHARCAVLGISGGLDSCLALLVAVRACKVLGRDPKDIVALTMPCFGTTKRTRSNAEILCEALGVTFGEINITDTVNRHFADIGQDPANYDVTFENCQARVRTLELMDYANKNGGFVIGTGDLSELALGWATYNGDHMSMYGVNAGVPKTLVRHIVRYVADTCGEETLSRVLMDILDTPVSPELLPTAEDGSIAQQTEKLVGPYELHDFYLYYVLRFGFGPVKIYHLARTAFGEKYEPEVLLHWLKNFYRRFFAQQFKRSCLPDGPKVGSVTLSPRGDWRMPSDACNALWMAELEKSAL, from the coding sequence ATGAAATACAGCTTTTCCGCATTTGAGAACGGCTTCATCCGCGCGGCTGCTGTCAGCCCGGCGCTGCGCGTGGCAGATTGTGCTTATAATGTGGAGCAGATTATAGAAGCGATGCAGGCGTTTGCGGCGGAAAACGTGCAGCTTCTCTGCCTGCCGGAACTGAGCCTGACGGGATATACCTGCAGTGATCTTTTTCTGCAGGCACCTCTGCTGCGTGGCGCAGAAACGGGCCTGACGGAGATTCTGCAGGCCAGCAAAGGCCTGAATCTGGTGACTGTGGTCGGTGTGCCGGTACGCCACAACGGAAAGCTCTACAACTGCGCGGCCGTGGTATGCGGTGGCGAGCTGCTGGGGCTTGTCCCCAAGACGTATCTGCCCAATTACAGCGAGTTTTATGAGCAGCGCCATTTTGTGTCTGGCATGCGGGAAGCCGAGTGCATCGAATACGCCGGCCAGGAGACGCTGATTGGTACGCAGCTGCTGTTTGCCTGCAAACAGATGCCGGATTTTGTTCTGGGCGTGGAGGTGTGCGAGGACCTTTGGGCACCTGTTCCTCCCAGCTGTGCCCATGCACTGGCAGGGGCCACGGTCATCGCCAATCTTTCCGCCAGTGATGAAACGATCGGAAAGGCCGCTTATCGTGAGCAGCTGGTTGCCGGGCAAAGCGGACGTTTGCTGTGCGCGTATCTGTATGCGGATGCGGGCCATGGAGAAAGCACCACCGACATGACCTTTGCCGGGCACAATCTGATTGCCGAAAACGGGGCAATCCTTGCCCGGACAGTTCCCTTTTCAGGTGAAGAGGCAATCACCGAACTGGATCTGGGCCGGATGGTACAGGAGCGTCAGCGCAACACATCGTTTGTTCCGCAGACCCTGGGATATACCACAGTGGAGTTTGAACTGATGCCGGCGACACTTTGCCTGGCAAGACAGGTCTCCCCCACCCCCTTTGTTCCGCAGGATGCTGCCGCCCGCGCGGAGCGCTGCGAGCTGATCCTGCGCATTCAGGCGGAGGGACTGGCCAAGCGTATGGAGCATACGCACGCGCGCTGTGCCGTTCTGGGCATCTCCGGCGGCCTGGACAGCTGCCTGGCACTGCTGGTGGCGGTGCGCGCCTGCAAGGTGCTGGGACGGGATCCCAAAGACATTGTGGCGCTGACCATGCCCTGCTTCGGTACGACCAAACGCACCCGCTCCAATGCGGAGATCCTTTGCGAAGCGCTGGGCGTAACCTTCGGCGAAATCAACATCACCGATACCGTCAACCGGCATTTTGCAGATATCGGACAGGATCCCGCCAACTACGATGTCACATTTGAGAATTGCCAGGCCCGTGTGCGTACACTGGAACTCATGGATTATGCCAACAAAAACGGCGGTTTTGTGATTGGCACAGGCGACCTGAGCGAGTTGGCGCTGGGCTGGGCCACGTACAACGGCGATCACATGAGCATGTATGGCGTCAATGCGGGCGTGCCCAAGACGCTGGTCCGCCACATCGTCCGTTACGTGGCGGATACCTGCGGGGAGGAAACCCTGAGCCGCGTCCTGATGGATATTCTGGATACGCCGGTCAGCCCGGAACTCCTGCCCACGGCGGAGGATGGCAGCATTGCGCAGCAGACAGAGAAGCTGGTCGGTCCCTATGAGCTTCACGACTTCTATCTCTACTATGTGCTTCGCTTTGGATTCGGCCCGGTCAAAATCTATCATCTGGCCAGAACGGCGTTCGGCGAAAAATACGAGCCGGAAGTTCTGCTGCATTGGCTGAAGAATTTTTACCGGCGCTTCTTTGCCCAGCAATTCAAGAGAAGCTGTCTGCCGGATGGCCCGAAGGTGGGCTCGGTCACGCTGTCGCCCCGTGGGGACTGGCGGATGCCCAGCGACGCCTGCAATGCACTGTGGATGGCAGAACTGGAAAAGAGCGCATTGTAA
- a CDS encoding cob(I)yrinic acid a,c-diamide adenosyltransferase: protein MIHLYWGDGKGKTTAAMGLALRALGHGRRVVIVQFLKDGSSGEIAPLQHLGAAVYACPNAKFTWLMNDAERLQARENATLALQQAAALPWDLLILDEACAAYENDLVDRELLRQTVMGADAASEVVLTGRMPADWMQVAADYSTEMRACQHPYTKGVPAREGIEY from the coding sequence ATGATACATCTGTACTGGGGTGATGGAAAGGGGAAAACCACCGCCGCCATGGGACTGGCTCTGCGCGCCCTCGGTCATGGGCGCCGTGTTGTGATCGTCCAGTTCCTGAAAGACGGATCCAGCGGCGAGATAGCCCCTCTGCAGCACCTGGGCGCCGCTGTATACGCTTGTCCCAACGCCAAGTTCACCTGGCTGATGAACGACGCAGAACGCCTCCAGGCCCGCGAAAACGCAACCCTGGCGCTGCAGCAGGCAGCCGCGTTGCCCTGGGATCTTCTGATCCTGGACGAAGCCTGCGCAGCCTATGAGAACGACCTGGTGGACCGGGAACTGCTCCGGCAGACGGTCATGGGCGCTGACGCAGCCTCTGAGGTGGTTTTGACAGGCCGAATGCCCGCAGACTGGATGCAAGTCGCCGCCGACTATTCCACCGAAATGCGGGCCTGCCAGCACCCTTATACGAAGGGGGTGCCTGCCCGTGAGGGAATCGAATACTGA
- the hslO gene encoding Hsp33 family molecular chaperone HslO, whose amino-acid sequence MEQNHNMLRGISENGGIVFYGVDSTEMVRKMERLHKTSAVTTAALGRLLTATSMMGIMLKSTRDSITVQIKGGGPAGRLLAVSDGTGNAKGYVEHPIVELPPREDGHLNVGAAVGKDGTLDVIRDLGMREPYVGQVPLTTGEIAEDITAYFAISEQVPTVCALGVLVDTDLSVRCAGGFIVQLLPGATEEEIDRLEKNIKAMPSVTTMLEEGKTVQDMLSMALDGFQPDILDSYHVGYRCDCSMTRVEAMLRSLGKKEVEKLRDEDPIAEVNCQFCGKAYRVDLNDLLEKWPSCDEKRPQEKS is encoded by the coding sequence ATGGAACAGAATCACAATATGCTGCGCGGTATTTCCGAAAACGGCGGCATTGTATTTTACGGCGTGGACTCAACGGAGATGGTCCGCAAAATGGAGCGGCTGCATAAGACCAGTGCCGTCACGACCGCTGCCCTGGGCCGTCTGCTGACAGCCACCTCGATGATGGGCATTATGCTGAAGAGCACCCGGGACTCCATCACCGTCCAGATCAAGGGCGGCGGCCCTGCGGGGCGCCTGCTGGCGGTTTCGGACGGTACCGGCAACGCGAAAGGCTATGTGGAACATCCCATTGTGGAACTGCCGCCCCGGGAGGACGGCCATCTGAATGTAGGCGCGGCCGTTGGTAAGGACGGCACGCTGGATGTCATCCGCGACCTGGGAATGCGTGAGCCGTATGTGGGCCAGGTTCCCCTGACCACGGGCGAGATCGCCGAGGATATCACCGCCTATTTTGCCATCAGCGAACAGGTGCCTACTGTGTGCGCCCTGGGCGTGCTGGTGGATACCGATCTGAGTGTGCGCTGTGCAGGTGGTTTCATTGTGCAGCTGCTGCCAGGTGCCACCGAGGAAGAGATCGACCGTCTGGAAAAGAACATCAAAGCCATGCCCAGCGTGACCACCATGCTGGAGGAGGGGAAAACCGTCCAGGATATGCTTTCCATGGCGCTGGATGGATTCCAGCCGGATATTCTGGACAGCTATCATGTGGGATACCGATGTGATTGCAGCATGACCCGCGTGGAAGCGATGCTGCGCAGTCTGGGCAAAAAAGAAGTGGAAAAATTGCGCGACGAAGATCCCATTGCCGAGGTAAACTGTCAGTTCTGCGGCAAGGCATACCGCGTGGATCTGAATGATCTTCTTGAAAAATGGCCTTCCTGCGATGAAAAAAGGCCACAAGAAAAAAGCTGA
- a CDS encoding class I SAM-dependent methyltransferase, which translates to MAYNEFAYFYDEFNGAADYDALFAYIQNELAAHGVTEGILADLGCGTGDLTLMLTQAGYDVIGIDRSEEMLSVLREKADELGLTGKLLLLQQDLLELDLYGTIRAAVSTFDTFSHIGPQDRFEQAIRNAAYFMEKGGVFVFDLNTPYKHQHILAGQTFDLEAEDALCHWTNQYDEATGRVEIAIDITYRDTGEHFTESFCEYSYPLETVTALLQRYGFSVARVSDGEDFGPVRPDSPRWIITAIKQYTQEEKA; encoded by the coding sequence ATGGCGTATAACGAGTTTGCCTATTTTTATGACGAGTTCAACGGCGCCGCAGACTACGACGCCCTGTTTGCCTATATTCAGAATGAACTGGCTGCGCACGGGGTAACGGAGGGGATCCTTGCTGATCTGGGCTGCGGCACCGGAGATCTGACGCTGATGCTTACCCAGGCCGGATACGATGTGATCGGCATTGACCGCTCGGAAGAGATGCTCAGTGTACTGCGGGAAAAGGCGGACGAGCTGGGGCTTACCGGGAAGCTTCTGCTGCTTCAGCAGGATCTTCTGGAACTGGATCTCTACGGGACGATCCGTGCCGCGGTCTCCACCTTTGATACCTTCAGCCATATCGGCCCCCAGGACCGTTTTGAGCAGGCCATCCGCAATGCCGCTTACTTCATGGAAAAGGGCGGCGTGTTTGTTTTCGACCTGAATACCCCTTACAAACATCAGCACATTCTAGCGGGCCAGACCTTTGATCTGGAAGCAGAGGACGCCCTTTGCCACTGGACCAACCAGTACGACGAAGCCACGGGCCGCGTGGAGATTGCCATCGATATTACTTACCGGGATACCGGGGAACACTTTACAGAGTCTTTCTGTGAGTACAGTTACCCTTTGGAAACCGTTACGGCTCTTTTGCAGCGCTATGGTTTTTCGGTGGCACGGGTTTCGGACGGGGAGGACTTCGGTCCTGTCCGTCCAGACAGCCCCCGGTGGATCATTACCGCCATCAAGCAATACACCCAGGAGGAGAAAGCCTAA
- the yihA gene encoding ribosome biogenesis GTP-binding protein YihA/YsxC yields MNYNNCEFLASYGLSRQLPDSDRPEIVFSGRSNVGKSSLINKLCNRKNLARVSSTPGKTATINFYKADTAYFVDLPGYGYAKVSNADRERWDELINSYFEAGRAVCLLIQLLDCRHAPSADDVQMLEYLHFHRIPFVVALTKADKLKKSQMAACQAEFEELCAPYGCLGVFLTSAENGYGMEALRARLEAQMNQEADHGV; encoded by the coding sequence ATGAATTATAATAACTGTGAATTTCTTGCCTCCTACGGTTTGTCCCGGCAGCTGCCGGACAGTGACCGGCCCGAGATTGTCTTTTCCGGCCGGTCCAACGTGGGCAAATCCAGCCTGATCAACAAGCTGTGCAACCGCAAAAACCTGGCCCGCGTCAGTTCTACGCCGGGCAAGACGGCCACCATCAACTTCTATAAGGCAGATACTGCCTATTTTGTGGATCTTCCCGGGTACGGTTATGCCAAGGTTTCCAACGCCGACAGAGAGCGCTGGGATGAGCTGATCAACAGCTACTTTGAGGCAGGCCGTGCCGTCTGTCTGCTGATCCAGCTGCTGGATTGCCGCCATGCTCCCAGTGCGGACGATGTCCAGATGCTGGAATACCTGCACTTCCACCGCATTCCCTTTGTAGTTGCGCTGACCAAGGCTGATAAGCTGAAAAAATCCCAGATGGCTGCCTGTCAGGCCGAATTTGAAGAGCTCTGCGCCCCCTACGGATGTCTTGGCGTCTTTCTGACCAGTGCCGAAAACGGCTACGGCATGGAGGCACTGCGGGCCCGCCTAGAAGCGCAGATGAACCAAGAGGCGGACCATGGCGTATAA
- the lon gene encoding endopeptidase La: MSEKVKVKIARNVIHLPAIALRGLVVFPNNVVHFEVGRSKSIAAIEAAMHSNSSVFLVAQREMDVEDPGLRDLYAYGVIAEIKQVLRVSDELVKVLVEGKTRARLVELVDGEKYLQATVRPVPVRGIGADKRTQTEALVRSLKECFEHYLSYSPQISKDVVYNIVTSTSPLYLSEYMPANLLLKYEDKQAILNESTLLGRLEKLLTLLRQECQVLEIERDLDDKVNAQMDKGQREYYLREQMHIISEELGDAEDTRAEAEEYRKKIEALKLDSESSEKLLKECDRLSRMQGNSAESGVIRSYLDACLALPWHITTEDNLDQAHARKVLDRQHYGLQKVKERILELLAVRKLNTDVKGQILCLVGPPGVGKTSIAHSVAECMGRKFARMSLGGVHDEAEIRGHRRTYIGAMPGRIISAITTAKSSNPVILLDEIDKLAGDYKGDPSSALLEVLDPEQNCTFKDNYLDIPFDLSEVLFITTANDASTIPGPLYDRMDVIELPSYTRTEKFNIAKRHLLPKQLKNNGLEGRVTLTSSALYEIIDGYTREAGVRNLERTITSVLRKCAQRIAAGEKDKISVSASTVKALLGPEKVKPTFISRKDSVGIANGLAWTSVGGEMLPVEVAVIPGGSGKIEITGSLGDVMKESAKLAISYARVHGEEYGITEDSLKNVDIHIHAPEGAVPKDGPSAGVTLTTALISALSGIPVRHDLAMTGEITLHGNVLAIGGLKEKSMAAFREGISTVLIPKDNESDLFEVDAEVKQKVHFIPVDHLSQVLKQALLMPGHSSSRGTHTVPQATSLIANDKTAKEPATVM, translated from the coding sequence ATGTCTGAAAAAGTCAAAGTCAAAATCGCGCGGAACGTGATCCATCTGCCGGCCATTGCTCTGCGCGGGTTGGTCGTGTTCCCCAATAATGTCGTCCATTTTGAGGTGGGACGTTCCAAATCCATTGCTGCCATCGAGGCCGCCATGCACAGCAACAGCAGCGTGTTTCTGGTGGCGCAGCGGGAGATGGATGTGGAAGATCCCGGTCTGCGGGATCTGTATGCCTACGGCGTGATTGCCGAGATCAAACAGGTCCTCCGCGTTTCGGATGAACTGGTCAAAGTTCTGGTGGAAGGCAAAACCCGTGCCCGCCTTGTGGAACTTGTGGACGGAGAAAAATATCTGCAGGCAACGGTGCGGCCGGTCCCTGTGCGAGGGATTGGTGCCGATAAACGCACCCAGACCGAAGCGCTGGTACGCAGCCTGAAAGAGTGCTTTGAGCATTATCTTTCCTACAGCCCGCAGATTTCCAAGGATGTTGTCTATAATATTGTCACTTCCACCAGCCCGCTGTATCTCAGTGAGTACATGCCGGCCAATCTGCTGCTCAAATACGAAGATAAGCAGGCCATTCTGAATGAATCCACACTGCTGGGCCGCCTGGAGAAACTTCTGACCCTCCTGCGTCAGGAATGCCAGGTGCTGGAAATTGAGCGCGACCTGGATGACAAGGTCAACGCCCAGATGGACAAAGGCCAGCGGGAATACTATCTGCGGGAGCAGATGCACATCATCAGCGAAGAGCTGGGCGATGCCGAGGACACCCGTGCGGAAGCGGAGGAATACCGCAAAAAGATCGAGGCCTTGAAACTGGACAGCGAATCCTCCGAAAAGCTTCTGAAAGAATGCGATCGCCTGTCCCGGATGCAGGGCAATTCCGCCGAAAGCGGCGTCATCCGCAGCTATCTGGATGCCTGCCTGGCGCTGCCCTGGCACATTACCACCGAGGATAACCTGGACCAGGCCCATGCACGCAAGGTGCTGGACCGGCAGCATTACGGTCTGCAGAAGGTGAAGGAGCGTATTCTGGAACTGCTGGCAGTTCGTAAACTCAACACTGATGTCAAAGGACAGATTCTCTGCCTTGTGGGCCCTCCGGGTGTTGGCAAGACCAGCATCGCGCACTCCGTTGCGGAGTGCATGGGCCGTAAATTTGCCCGCATGAGCCTGGGCGGTGTACACGATGAGGCTGAGATCCGCGGCCACCGGCGCACCTATATCGGCGCCATGCCCGGCCGGATCATCAGCGCCATCACCACCGCCAAATCTTCCAATCCCGTCATTCTTCTGGATGAGATCGACAAGCTGGCCGGCGACTACAAGGGTGATCCTTCCAGCGCGCTGCTGGAAGTGCTGGACCCTGAACAGAACTGCACCTTCAAGGACAATTATCTGGACATTCCCTTTGACCTGAGCGAAGTGCTGTTCATCACCACCGCCAATGATGCTTCCACCATTCCCGGTCCTCTCTATGACCGTATGGATGTCATTGAACTGCCCAGCTACACCCGCACCGAGAAGTTCAACATTGCCAAGCGGCATCTGCTGCCCAAGCAGCTGAAAAACAACGGCCTGGAAGGTCGGGTCACCCTGACTTCCAGCGCTCTGTATGAAATCATCGACGGGTATACCCGGGAAGCCGGTGTGCGAAACCTGGAGCGCACCATTACTTCTGTACTGCGTAAGTGCGCCCAGCGCATTGCGGCGGGGGAGAAGGACAAGATCAGTGTATCCGCTTCCACGGTGAAAGCGCTCCTTGGCCCCGAAAAGGTGAAACCTACCTTTATTTCCCGCAAGGATTCCGTGGGCATTGCCAACGGTCTGGCCTGGACCAGCGTGGGCGGTGAAATGCTGCCTGTGGAAGTTGCCGTCATCCCCGGTGGTTCCGGAAAGATTGAGATCACCGGCAGCCTGGGCGATGTGATGAAGGAGAGTGCCAAGCTCGCCATCAGCTACGCCCGCGTTCACGGCGAAGAATACGGCATTACAGAAGACAGTCTGAAAAATGTGGATATCCATATCCATGCGCCGGAAGGGGCAGTCCCCAAGGACGGTCCATCTGCCGGCGTCACGCTGACCACTGCACTGATTTCCGCTTTGTCCGGCATACCCGTGCGCCATGACCTTGCCATGACCGGTGAGATCACCCTGCACGGCAATGTACTGGCCATCGGCGGGCTGAAGGAAAAGAGCATGGCAGCTTTCCGGGAGGGCATTTCCACCGTCCTGATTCCCAAGGACAATGAGAGCGATCTCTTTGAGGTGGATGCCGAGGTAAAGCAGAAGGTCCACTTTATTCCTGTGGATCATCTCTCCCAGGTGCTCAAGCAGGCACTGCTGATGCCCGGGCATTCCTCCAGCCGCGGTACCCATACGGTGCCGCAGGCAACCAGCCTGATCGCCAACGACAAGACGGCGAAAGAACCCGCCACAGTGATGTGA